One Kiritimatiellia bacterium genomic region harbors:
- a CDS encoding amidohydrolase family protein: MNSAGALSRRLKAAGIARALVSSTDAILYPDPAACNADLLKAVKGHPMLIPVPVVNPALTNWRAIVSAKNVKAVKIIPNYHNYPLVGPVLAQLMEVLAERKIPLMIQMRAEDERNQYPLMKIPGVDFKAVVQLANDFPAVSIICLCAYFGEAVELAQKTGKVSVDISFIETFQTLPSLLKQIPPQKILFGSHTPFLYTEAAMMKLKTTAPAARRTIACANARRLFDI, from the coding sequence ATGAATTCGGCCGGGGCGCTATCGCGCCGCTTAAAAGCCGCCGGCATTGCCAGAGCATTGGTGTCTTCAACCGACGCCATTCTGTATCCGGACCCCGCGGCCTGCAATGCAGACTTGCTCAAGGCGGTGAAGGGGCATCCCATGCTGATCCCCGTGCCGGTCGTGAATCCCGCCTTGACCAACTGGCGCGCGATTGTAAGCGCAAAGAATGTAAAAGCGGTCAAAATCATACCGAATTATCACAATTATCCGCTGGTCGGCCCCGTGTTGGCACAACTGATGGAAGTCCTGGCGGAAAGAAAAATCCCGCTGATGATCCAGATGCGGGCGGAAGATGAGCGCAACCAGTATCCGCTGATGAAAATCCCAGGCGTGGACTTTAAGGCTGTCGTTCAGCTTGCGAATGATTTTCCTGCAGTGTCAATCATTTGCCTTTGCGCGTATTTCGGCGAAGCCGTTGAACTGGCGCAAAAGACCGGAAAGGTAAGCGTGGATATTTCATTCATAGAAACGTTCCAGACATTGCCATCACTGTTAAAGCAAATCCCGCCGCAAAAAATACTCTTTGGCTCGCACACTCCGTTTTTATACACTGAAGCGGCGATGATGAAGTTGAAAACGACCGCGCCGGCGGCGCGCAGAACAATTGCCTGCGCCAACGCCCGGCGCCTGTTTGATATTTGA